Proteins encoded together in one Mycobacterium simiae window:
- a CDS encoding cysteine hydrolase has translation MPQPSLKDLIDPSTTALVTQECQGGVIGAQAGLPLLAEEAQREAVPNIVNLVGAARTAGVTVVHCLIQRRADGRGSNTNARLFAAGKSFPVDLTPGSAGASVLPQLGPADTDLVLTRIHGLGPMCGTDLDSVLRNLGVKTIVGVGVSVNVAITNFVMDAVNRGYQFVLPRDAVSGYPRQYADAVIDNTLSLLATVTTSGAVVDAWQALT, from the coding sequence ATGCCGCAACCAAGCCTGAAAGACCTGATCGATCCGTCCACCACCGCATTGGTCACCCAGGAATGCCAGGGCGGGGTGATAGGAGCGCAGGCCGGCCTGCCACTGCTCGCCGAAGAAGCCCAACGTGAGGCTGTGCCCAATATCGTCAACCTGGTCGGGGCCGCCAGGACGGCCGGCGTCACGGTCGTGCACTGTCTCATCCAGCGGCGCGCGGACGGTCGCGGCTCCAATACGAACGCCCGGCTGTTCGCGGCCGGCAAGTCCTTTCCCGTCGACCTGACTCCCGGCAGCGCCGGCGCGTCGGTGCTACCCCAGTTAGGGCCCGCCGATACCGATCTGGTACTCACTCGCATCCACGGCCTCGGCCCAATGTGCGGCACCGATCTCGACTCTGTGCTGCGCAACCTAGGCGTCAAGACGATTGTGGGGGTCGGCGTTTCGGTCAACGTCGCCATCACGAACTTTGTCATGGATGCCGTCAATCGCGGTTACCAGTTCGTGTTGCCACGCGATGCGGTCAGTGGATACCCGCGACAGTACGCAGATGCGGTCATCGACAACACGCTGTC
- a CDS encoding nuclear transport factor 2 family protein, whose amino-acid sequence MQEWELEVRESVRQTLADYTAATDRFDLRALAACFAEDGVLEFTGGAGPLTGPTQIEAGLGSAVRQRGEPARPAPTHVRHHVSSIRFGSVTRERVEVSSYFAVHTDIGLDHWGRYRDVLTPVNGRWLFVHRRIIVDAFAAGSLMAG is encoded by the coding sequence ATGCAGGAGTGGGAGCTCGAGGTTCGGGAGTCGGTGCGGCAGACGCTGGCTGACTACACCGCGGCGACAGATCGATTCGATCTTCGTGCCCTGGCGGCATGTTTCGCTGAAGACGGTGTGCTGGAATTCACTGGGGGTGCCGGGCCGCTCACGGGACCCACGCAGATCGAGGCGGGCCTCGGCTCCGCTGTGAGGCAGCGGGGGGAACCGGCGCGGCCGGCGCCGACTCATGTCCGCCATCACGTCTCCAGCATCCGGTTCGGGTCGGTGACTCGTGAACGGGTCGAGGTCAGCAGTTACTTCGCGGTCCACACCGACATCGGGCTCGACCACTGGGGGCGCTACCGCGACGTACTGACACCCGTCAACGGTCGGTGGTTGTTCGTCCATCGCCGGATCATCGTGGACGCCTTTGCCGCCGGCAGTCTGATGGCCGGATAA